DNA sequence from the Malus sylvestris chromosome 10, drMalSylv7.2, whole genome shotgun sequence genome:
TGTTGGTAAAGCAATGGATCCAGATGGCTACGTGAAAGTAAAATGCATTGCAACTGGTGTTCGCACCCAAAGGTGACAGTAATAAACAACTGgttttcttttacgttttagttttagtttgttaaTTATCTTCATCTTTTATGAAGTTTGGGTATTTATCTTTATATTGATTGAAAGAATCATGGCTGCATGTTTCGGATTTGTTTCTTTAGAAAATTGCTTTTGCAAAATTTTCGAATGCAATCTgggcttcttctttcttttctcaaagTTATGTGAGGCTGAAGAGTCAGCTGTTTCGATTTCATCAACTTATAATCTTTCAAAAGAAACTTATTTCTCCTTCAATACAAAAAAACATAGCAGCTTCTTCCTCCTTTCCATTATCCTTTCCATTACAGATTTTCTGAAAAAGATATTTAAATTTTTGTCTTCTAACTCACTAGATGCATTTTTTAATAAGGGAAAGGGAATGCTTGCCTGGTTGGCTGCTTAGAAACACAACCCaaaatttcttttgtttcattATATCAGTTTTTAAGACTTGTGAGATGCAATTCAACAGTGTAATATTCACCTCACTGGTAATTCTAGTTAGCATATTCTGAGAATACTTTTGTCATCTGATAATATGAAAACCTGAATCTGTGTATGCCATTGCAGTCAACTAGTAAAAGGTTTGGTCTTCAAAAAGCATGCTGCACACAAACATATGTCGACCAAGTACAAGAATCCAAGGTTGTTGCTAATCAAGGGAGTACTTGGTCTGTCTTCAAGTGGATTGTCATCCTTTGATTCAATGGAACAGGTAATAGGATAATAATGTCAGTCATTATTTCAGGGaagtaaaaaaatatgtgtTCTCATATTTTATTGCTAACAGGAAAGAGATTATCTGAAGTTTGTTATCGAAATGTTAGAATTGTGCCATCCAAATGTGGTTTTAGTGGAAAAAACTGTTTCTCGTGATATTCAAGAGGCTATTCTTGGGAATGGAATTACACTGATCTTTGACATGAAGCTCCATCGCCTGGAGAGAGTTGCTCGTTGTACTGGATCACCAATTTTATCATCAGATACAATGACGAGCAAAAAACTAAAACAGTGCGACTCTTTTCACATTGAAAAGTTTATAGAGGAGCATGCTGGAGGTGGAGGAAAGGTCCCAAGTAAAACATTAATGTTTATTGAGGGCTGTCCTACACGCCTGGGCTGTACGGTTAGTCAATAATCCACCCCATCTTACTCTGATATCTGCATGATCTATACGAATACACACATATTCCAGTGCTGAATACTAATGACTCTCCACCTTTTGAATATGAATTTTTCGTATAATATATTGATACTTACATGTTGCATTGTTCTTTCTGTAACATTTACGTTCAAATAGGTTCAGCTTAACTTAAATGATTGCATCTTATTTTTTCACACTTCTTAAAATAGTGCCATACAGAGAACTACTGCTCAAAGGAGCTGTTGTATTACCGGAAAACATTTACTCACAGTCAATATGCCTTCCTTAATCTACAATTTTCAGAGCCCTATTACTTTTTTTATTCAGTTAATGTGCCTTCCTTAGCCATCATTTTTATTGAGTCATAACTTTAAATCTGAACTGCCTAGTTCAGACCACTCTTTTTTCATTGGACTTCTTGAACATTCTTTTTTGATCTGACACGAGCAATCATATGATAAGTATTATGTCAAATTCGGTAAGAGAATGAAAACTTTCGTAGGCTGCTTAGCATCTTGTATGAATAACTGTGCTTGAATTGACCCTACAGATTTTGCTGAAAGGAGCACGGagtgatgaattgaagaaggtcAAGTGTGTTGTGCAGTGTGCAGTTATTCTGGCGTATCATTTAATGCTCGAGACTGCTTTCCTTGTTGACCAGAGAGCAATGTTCTCTACACTTCCATTAGCTGATGTAGCAATGGATTTGTCCACTGATAAAGAAACCCTTAATTTAGGATCAATTAACTCATGTGTCCATCAGAATACAGAGACTAGTGCTGAAACTGGGTCTGATACAGTTGATATTCCCATTTCCAATGGATTTCATGAAGGATGTTCCCACAGTTCTACCTTGGACGTCGAAGGCTGTTCCACATTCGATGAACCATACAATCCTGCTGTACTTTCTAGCTTGTCGTCCATTTCAGCATCATTAAGGAAAGTTATAGGGGAGAATTTTCCCCTAGCATCTTCTTCTTATCAGTCTCTTTCTTCATACTTTGGATTCAGTGGAAGAGAACTGAATGACCCAATCACAAGATCTGTTTCCGTTTGTACAACTCCTGAGGAAACTGAGCATTGTGATGTTGAAGATAAAGGTAGTGTTGAAGAAGAGAGATCACTTAATGGGAAAAATAAGACTTCATTTAAATACACAGAAGCTTCTCTTGAGGTGAAAGAAGATGATGGAAATAGTGAAGATCAAATGAGAAGTAAGAACCAAATCAGTGCTGTGTTGGATTCTCAGagtattttggttttgatgtCTAGCCAGAATGCATTAAGAGGCACTGTTTGTGAGCAGAGCCGTTTTTCTCATATCATGTTCTACAAGAATTTCGATGTTCCCATTGGAAAGTTTCTTCAAGATAATTTGCTCAATCAGGTTGAACATATCTCTAACTTTTGGCATTTTATTGTCATTTACTTGTTGCATAGTATATTGTAAATGGTTAAGTCCAATACTGTTATTATGTATGTGTTAGGATCTGGGGACACACATTTTGACACATGTTTTTGTGGCTCCCATTCTGTAACTTTTTTCAAGGATCCGAACCATCTATATTTCAATTCATCAGTCATAgttcatccttgcaaaaatttagacaaatccaaaaccattaagacattcatttgtgGTCAAGACAATGGACGATTACGGTTTTACAGAGGAACACTAAATTTAATCCAATGATCctatggttttggatttgggtgATTTTTAGTAGTTGTGATCTTTGAGGTAACACATAAAtataacggttggatcgttgaaatacattacagaGTGGGCCCAGCAAAACGTGGTTCAAAAAGGTGTCTTCGGATCCTAATCCATTATGTACATATATTTTCTGGAATGTTTCAGTGTTATTCTGCTGAAGGTTGCTACTATGAGTTTTATTAAATACCGTACCTAATGTTCAGTCATTGAAGTACTGACTTTCAGTTTCTTTACatttaaggatttgatttttttcaaacttaaaaacaatgagTTTTTTAGAAGATGGAACTGAATGAAACTCGTATCCTGCAGCAAAGCCAGTGCACATCATGTGGTGGACTTCCAGAAGCTCACTTCTACTATTATGCACATCGTAATAAGCAGCTTACTATTCGAGTTAAACGGCTCCCTGGAGAAGTGCATTTGCCCGGTGGAGCAGAAGGGAAACTTTGGATGTGGAGTCGATGTGGTAAATGTAAATCTAGGAATGGAATCTCGAAGTGTACAAAAAGAGTATTGATTTCCACTTCTGCACGTGGTCTATCATTTGGAAATTTCCTGGAGCTCAATTTCTCGAAGCCATCTTTGTCTAATTTATTTTCTAGCTGCGGCCATTCTTTGCAGAAGGACTTTCTCTACTTCTTTGGGTATAAATTTGTTCCCTTTCATCTAGTGTTACTTTCAACTTATATCATGGTTTACTTACTTAAAGTGCAATTTGAAACCTTCTAGTTTATGAAAGGATTTCCATTCAAATACATGGGGAAATCTACTTAGGATTATGCATTATGGGAGGTGGGATTTGGCACTTATCTGGGGCTTGGGAAGATATTTCCTAGGTTCAAAAGCATTTTGATGCTGTGTGATGTTCTCTTTTTAtggttattttaatttttagaataaaaatcATGGGAAAAGATTCTACATTATTTTGGATTGGATCTATTAGTACATTTTGGTGTATCTGCTTTTATATTGAGTCTGCAAGCAAGCAACTGTGCACTTATTTTGTTtgtccttatttttttattttggacgATCTGCAGATTAGGCCCTATGGTTGCCTTGTTCAAGTATTCCCCTGTTACAACTTATACTGTTTCTGTGCCTCCTCTGAAGCTTCCATTCAGCAGTTCAATTAGACAAGACTGGCTTATGAAAGAAACTCAGAATGTATATTtcttttctgattttgcttGCTTCTTTGATTTCTGATGATTCATTAATATGTCATTTGCCTAAGGCAGAAACATTAGCCTTCTCTTACCTACCCTTTTCCTATTTCGTTGCACTGGATGTGACCTTTTTGTTTCAATCCAGGTGTACATGAAATTGATTTACTTGTTCACAGAGGTTGCCAACTCTTTAGAGAAGATGAGATCTCAATTTGATGGGTTGACTTTGAAACTTCGGGGCTCATTTAAAGAATTCTCTGACATCGAAGAGATGCTAAAGCAAGAAAAATCTGAGTTAGAGGTCAACTTTCTCCGTACATATTATTGTCCTGTAAATTTTGTGGCATGGATTGCAGAAAGGATTGCTTGGTAGTCTTTGTTTGAATGTGAATGCATTTGTTACAATTTGTTGCTAACGCTGCCCATACTTCTGTAATGGCTATTGTGATCTGTGAGAAAGGTTGTATTGTTCGAGTGTTCTATAGTATTTCCATGATAATTGCCTAATTTGATTGTGTTTGGACATTTGGTCTAAATCTTCTCAGTTTTTTGTAGTATGACATTCTTGTATAGATTTGTTTTCCTTTCCAaatattattttacttttcagATGCAGTGAATTCATTTTGTTATCTGTTTTGAACTGAAAttttaagattttatttttaaacatataAGAATGCTGGTATGAAGGATGGGAGCTTAGTCTGCCTAGAAATATTTAGTTCATGAACTTACTTTCCAAATGCTTCTATTTGTCTAGCTTGACATTCTTCTCCTAgacttttattttttctttccatgTCCTTTGTCACTGATTTGTTTGTTCTCTGTGTAGCAATATCATTTGTAGCAAATTTGCTTTTATCCCTCTCACCTAATCCTTATTACAAAAACAGGTAGTGCTCAAGAATGCTGTTACCAGGACGGAGAACTCGGACCAGGTTGCCTACAAACTACTTAGCTTGAACAGAGTACTTTGGGAACTGCTCCTTGAAGCATGTATTTGGGAACGGCGCATGCAGTCATTACTGTCACCAGATCCTACGATGATCCATTCTAGAGAATCTGTGAAGGCAGAGCCAGAAAAAGTTGATTCATATATTGGTACCAGTTTAGAAGTCAAATTGGATACAGCTGCAGAAGCTGATGGATCTCCAATAAAAGACATTCCAGTTGAAGGTCCTGTTCAAGAATCTAATGGAGCTGATCCAGTTAACGTTTCTGATTCGGCTGAGGGTTTCAAAACACCGAATGTGGATGGTTCAAGCCCAAAACGGTTGGCCAGGCAGGGGTCCAATCTGAGGAATGGCTCCAGCTATGATCATTGTGAGACTGATCAGCTAGCAGAAAATGTGGATGGTGCTTTTGCCGATTCAGATCTATCAATGAAAGGCACTTATCACCGTTCTCTATCATTCAACTTGGAAGGTTCACATGACTGGTTTTGGGCACCATTCTCCGAAATTCGTCAAGTTGGCATGAGAGATCTACACAGAGTGTTCTTTCAAAAGTTTGAATCAATTAGTAGCTATACTGCAGAGAACTTACCCACAGCGCATCAGCTGATCATGGAAGAAGGGCAAATGCTGCACATTCCTCTTGGAACTGATAACCATGTTGTGTCAGACTATGAAGGAGAACTGTCGAGTATGATTGCTTGTGCACTGGCTTTATTGAAAGATCTACCTTTACAAACAGAGGTTCATGTTGACAATAGCAAGGGAGAGAGTGGAGTTGCTGCGAGAACATTTGAGAATTTGCACAGTCTGACTCGACTTCCCACTAATACTTCCCTGCATTGGTCTTCAAATGGTTCGTTACATTTTGATTCTGTCCATAATATGGCAAGCATTTTTTCAGATGAGTCACGCTTCTCCAGTTTTGATGGGTTGAATTTGTTGGATTCTCTGGTTCCGCCTGGAACTGTTAACCCAGTAGTCCCTCTAGGAGTTTCAAAATCATTTGGCAAGGATAAATATACTGTGATATGTCCATATGCCAATCAATTTCGTGATCTCCGCAATCGATGCTGCCAATCTGAAGTTGATTACATTGCTTCCCTCAGCCGTTGCAGAAACTGGGATGCTAAAGGTGGGAAGAGCAAATCCTTTTTTGCCAAAACACTTGATGACAGGTTGATTATTAAAGAAATCAAGAAGACAGAATTTGAGTCGTTTATGAAGTTTTCTGATGAGTATTTCAAGCACGTAAAGCTTTCATTTGACAATGGGAATCAAACATGCCTTGCGAAAGTTCTTGGGATTTATCAGGTTTGtagcatttgattttctttccaTCGGTGGGTTGTTTCTTTCTCTGTACTAAATTTTTTCCTTGTAGGTGATTGTGAGACAGACAAAAAGTGGGAAAGAGATGAGGCATGATCTGATGGTCATGGAGAATCTTACCTTTGGTCGGAACATCACTCGCCAGTACGATCTTAAAGGTGCTCTACATGCTCGATTCAATTCTGCTAGTGGTGGTTCGGGAGATGTCCTTTTGGATCAGAACTTTGTCAATGACATGAACTCATCTCCACTGTATGTTAGTAACAAAGCAAAGCGTATATTGCAGCGGGCTGTGTGGAATGACACAACTTTCCTCAATGTGAGTTGTACATATTTCCCTCCGTTTGTTTGTAGTTCCGGATCTTCTGAAATTCCTTTAATGACGGCAGAGGATATTAATGGTCCTACGCTATCTAGAAGGGGTATCTGCCGTTCTATgataatttctttttaattctaCATTATCAATTGTCTTCCACCCGGTTTATTGTCCATTGGTTGCAATTATATTCTAATTCTATTTCACACTCCGCCAACTATCTATAAACTGATATGGTTTTGTTCTTAAATTTTCAGTCAATCAATGTTATGGATTATTCATTGCTTGTGGGAGTAGATACTGAACGTCAGGAGCTTGTATGTGGCATTATTGATTATCTTAGGCAGTATACATGGGACAAGCAACTAGAGACATGGGTGAAGTCTTCACTTGTGCCGAAAAATGTCTTGCCGACTGTCATCTCGCCAATAGAGTACAAGAGGAGATTCAGAAGGTTCATGTCTAAGCATTTCTTGAGCGTCCCCGATGATTGGTGCTCACCAGAATCCTCTGACCCCTGTCACCAATGTGATGTTGGAAATGATGATTCTTCTCATTCAAAATCCCAAGGGAAAGGCGGGTTCAACAGTTCTTCAGCTTAACCCTTCATTGTATCTGGTATCATCATTATTCCTTTTCCATCTACAGATATCAATGCTGCTCCTTTTGACAGCTTTAAGTACTGTAAATAGTTCGTTCAGTTCTGCCCTGTTATTGTGCGATTTTTAGCAAATTTCTGGGGATAGTTTCGGACCTATCGGTCACAATGTGCAGCTAGAaagaagtataatttttttgtaaagcCTATTAAGGAAGTATAGAGTTGCGGTGGTGGAAAAGCCGTGATTAATTTGGAATCAGTGAAACGTCGTAGCCGTTATTGTTCTTGATGACATTGTTTCTGGTACATCTGTAAATGTTACTCATCGATTTTCAGTGTCGGAAGTGCACAAAATACAAGCTTGTGAAAAATCTTATACAATCTGTTGCTCTTGctcaagttttgtttttgtttttctgtgtTCTTTTCCTCTCGGCTTTTCTTCGGTTCTGCTTGAAGCTCATTTGGTTAAAATTCTGCATTTGATCTGTGAAGTAGGATTTGTATATGTGGGTTTGTTTGGTCTTTACATACTAAATTGGTCGATTTAGGATTTCTAGTTGTGCACATAGGGAGTTGATGGCTTATTTGTGGACTCACTAATCTACTCAGTCTACGAACATCCCAAGAACTTTTGCTGGAATCGCTTTTATGAGAGGCAtgccaattttttatttagtgACAAGAATTCAAGTGCTTTTTGAAAAAGCAATTGGAAGTGCAAGGAGGTTCttgtttaagaaaataaaaatttgaaagtgCCTTTACAACCCATAAAGACTGTCAACTTTTCCCAACATAGTAACCAAAAGCGTTTTCAGCTATTGTAATTGCCCGGTTTTTTTtcgaagtgcttttaaaataactaaaagcaCGTTCATATCACTCAAAGTGGTTATGGTAATGTTTGGCATAAAACTTTAAAAGTGCTTATGAGTTGAAAAAGGCAATTGAAGTGTTTTGTGGAAGAAGCATCTGTTGTGTGTTTTCTTAATGAAGCAAAGCACTTGAATTTTTCTTAAATATTTCGATGTGCTCCAAATAAAAGCTCTTTTATTGGAAGTGCTTCTGAGCATAAGTGCTTTTTAAAGAATCAGCGGACCTGTCATCAATGAAGAAAACCTCCCAACAAGAAATTCAATACTTAACAAACATGGAATTGCTTGTCCCCCTCGCTTGAACAAAGAATCCTCCCTTTCTGCAGGGCAGTTGTTTATAAACTCCTTTCCATCTAAATTGCCTCCTTGAGAAACGATGGACAACAACTCCATCATCCAAGACCTCATTGAAAGCACTGAAGAACACGATGACGATCCAAATAACGAATCCAATTTCATGTCTGCTATGAACGCAATACTAAGTGGCACTGCACGTCTCAACGTTCTCCTGCCCACGGCCCCCGTTATTTCCTTCACCATTTTCACTCCTCTCTTCACCAACGACGGTGTATGCACCCCTCTCAACCGCTGGCTGACGGGTTTCTTTATCGCTCTTTCAGCAGCATCCTGCGTCTTCTTTACACTCACCGATAGCTTCAAAACAGCGACTGGCAGGTTATACTATGGAGTGGCCACATTTCGGGGGATACGGACTTTCAATGGTGGCCGGAAAAAGCCACGTTTGCCCTCCGATTATAGGTTGAGATGGGCGGATCTCTTCCATGCATCGCTTTCGGTAGTCGCGTTTCTGGCGTTTGCAGCTTTGCATTATGATGTCGTGGGTTGTTATTATCCGGCAATGCCTCGGAGGGTGACCAACGTTCTTCCTCTTGTGGTAGGGTTTGTAGTtagtgttttgtttgtgttgtttCCTTCTAAGAGAAGGGGAATTGGGTATCCTTTCTTGCTGCAGAGAGAGGCTTTTTACTCTAGATGTTGATGAACTTTATAAATTTGTAACCAATTTACCGTTCTCACaaagaataaaaagaaaaagttgtgaCAAAAGCTATTGCACAAGAAgtgatatatttatgtataaggCTGTAAAAGTTAAGTACAGTGGCAACGGCGTGGAACTGAAACGCCGGGAGGTTTTCTCCTTTCACGAACGATTGATTCCTTAATCATTGGCAACTTTTGATGAATCTTCTTCCATACGTGGTTCACTGCACCGTCGGGAGGAATTGGCCCGATGCCACCAGGATGACCGTTCTCATACTCAAACATGGGCTGAAACTGAGCCATTTTCCGAC
Encoded proteins:
- the LOC126585757 gene encoding putative 1-phosphatidylinositol-3-phosphate 5-kinase FAB1D isoform X2; protein product: MCHYCGAELTQSKENKKKLENSKLFPLAKGGPRKYCKFCAEKQERESIKQGNTILYTMPMISPATSLSSSDSCVSSWSEFSVDVSSCDRGIQEENTTGGSQEDLFCRSNGRLQNSSFEHPVNGFDRSEKQMENNLSESSCGSDVYTVRDVEIIQTSDDHEAKANVNASTSSHSDGAENSNSLEDDTNAEIWEPPEPDDPEDDMEGSVAFNDDDDEECGDGMKWGTPSSLSHSGDEGRGSYTFKEEKQRAMEAVINGKFKALISQLLKSVGVASLGEGGESWVDIIASLSWEAASFLKPDAVVGKAMDPDGYVKVKCIATGVRTQSQLVKGLVFKKHAAHKHMSTKYKNPRLLLIKGVLGLSSSGLSSFDSMEQERDYLKFVIEMLELCHPNVVLVEKTVSRDIQEAILGNGITLIFDMKLHRLERVARCTGSPILSSDTMTSKKLKQCDSFHIEKFIEEHAGGGGKVPSKTLMFIEGCPTRLGCTILLKGARSDELKKVKCVVQCAVILAYHLMLETAFLVDQRAMFSTLPLADVAMDLSTDKETLNLGSINSCVHQNTETSAETGSDTVDIPISNGFHEGCSHSSTLDVEGCSTFDEPYNPAVLSSLSSISASLRKVIGENFPLASSSYQSLSSYFGFSGRELNDPITRSVSVCTTPEETEHCDVEDKGSVEEERSLNGKNKTSFKYTEASLEVKEDDGNSEDQMRSKNQISAVLDSQSILVLMSSQNALRGTVCEQSRFSHIMFYKNFDVPIGKFLQDNLLNQQSQCTSCGGLPEAHFYYYAHRNKQLTIRVKRLPGEVHLPGGAEGKLWMWSRCGKCKSRNGISKCTKRVLISTSARGLSFGNFLELNFSKPSLSNLFSSCGHSLQKDFLYFFGLGPMVALFKYSPVTTYTVSVPPLKLPFSSSIRQDWLMKETQNVYMKLIYLFTEVANSLEKMRSQFDGLTLKLRGSFKEFSDIEEMLKQEKSELEVVLKNAVTRTENSDQVAYKLLSLNRVLWELLLEACIWERRMQSLLSPDPTMIHSRESVKAEPEKVDSYIGTSLEVKLDTAAEADGSPIKDIPVEGPVQESNGADPVNVSDSAEGFKTPNVDGSSPKRLARQGSNLRNGSSYDHCETDQLAENVDGAFADSDLSMKGTYHRSLSFNLEGSHDWFWAPFSEIRQVGMRDLHRVFFQKFESISSYTAENLPTAHQLIMEEGQMLHIPLGTDNHVVSDYEGELSSMIACALALLKDLPLQTEVHVDNSKGESGVAARTFENLHSLTRLPTNTSLHWSSNGSLHFDSVHNMASIFSDESRFSSFDGLNLLDSLVPPGTVNPVVPLGVSKSFGKDKYTVICPYANQFRDLRNRCCQSEVDYIASLSRCRNWDAKGGKSKSFFAKTLDDRLIIKEIKKTEFESFMKFSDEYFKHVKLSFDNGNQTCLAKVLGIYQVIVRQTKSGKEMRHDLMVMENLTFGRNITRQYDLKGALHARFNSASGGSGDVLLDQNFVNDMNSSPLYVSNKAKRILQRAVWNDTTFLNSINVMDYSLLVGVDTERQELVCGIIDYLRQYTWDKQLETWVKSSLVPKNVLPTVISPIEYKRRFRRFMSKHFLSVPDDWCSPESSDPCHQCDVGNDDSSHSKSQGKGGFNSSSA
- the LOC126585757 gene encoding putative 1-phosphatidylinositol-3-phosphate 5-kinase FAB1D isoform X1 is translated as MCHYCGAELTQSKENKKKLENSKLFPLAKGGPRKYCKFCAEKQERESIKQGNTILYTMPMISPATSLSSSDSCVSSWSEFSVDVSSCDRGIQEENTTGGSQEDLFCRSNGRLQNSSFEHPVNGFDRSEKQMENNLSESSCGSDVYTVRDVEIIQTSDDHEAKANVNASTSSHSDGAENSNSLEDDTNAEIWEPPEPDDPEDDMEGSVAFNDDDDEECGDGMKWGTPSSLSHSGDEGRGSYTFKEEKQRAMEAVINGKFKALISQLLKSVGVASLGEGGESWVDIIASLSWEAASFLKPDAVVGKAMDPDGYVKVKCIATGVRTQSQLVKGLVFKKHAAHKHMSTKYKNPRLLLIKGVLGLSSSGLSSFDSMEQERDYLKFVIEMLELCHPNVVLVEKTVSRDIQEAILGNGITLIFDMKLHRLERVARCTGSPILSSDTMTSKKLKQCDSFHIEKFIEEHAGGGGKVPSKTLMFIEGCPTRLGCTILLKGARSDELKKVKCVVQCAVILAYHLMLETAFLVDQRAMFSTLPLADVAMDLSTDKETLNLGSINSCVHQNTETSAETGSDTVDIPISNGFHEGCSHSSTLDVEGCSTFDEPYNPAVLSSLSSISASLRKVIGENFPLASSSYQSLSSYFGFSGRELNDPITRSVSVCTTPEETEHCDVEDKGSVEEERSLNGKNKTSFKYTEASLEVKEDDGNSEDQMRSKNQISAVLDSQSILVLMSSQNALRGTVCEQSRFSHIMFYKNFDVPIGKFLQDNLLNQMELNETRILQQSQCTSCGGLPEAHFYYYAHRNKQLTIRVKRLPGEVHLPGGAEGKLWMWSRCGKCKSRNGISKCTKRVLISTSARGLSFGNFLELNFSKPSLSNLFSSCGHSLQKDFLYFFGLGPMVALFKYSPVTTYTVSVPPLKLPFSSSIRQDWLMKETQNVYMKLIYLFTEVANSLEKMRSQFDGLTLKLRGSFKEFSDIEEMLKQEKSELEVVLKNAVTRTENSDQVAYKLLSLNRVLWELLLEACIWERRMQSLLSPDPTMIHSRESVKAEPEKVDSYIGTSLEVKLDTAAEADGSPIKDIPVEGPVQESNGADPVNVSDSAEGFKTPNVDGSSPKRLARQGSNLRNGSSYDHCETDQLAENVDGAFADSDLSMKGTYHRSLSFNLEGSHDWFWAPFSEIRQVGMRDLHRVFFQKFESISSYTAENLPTAHQLIMEEGQMLHIPLGTDNHVVSDYEGELSSMIACALALLKDLPLQTEVHVDNSKGESGVAARTFENLHSLTRLPTNTSLHWSSNGSLHFDSVHNMASIFSDESRFSSFDGLNLLDSLVPPGTVNPVVPLGVSKSFGKDKYTVICPYANQFRDLRNRCCQSEVDYIASLSRCRNWDAKGGKSKSFFAKTLDDRLIIKEIKKTEFESFMKFSDEYFKHVKLSFDNGNQTCLAKVLGIYQVIVRQTKSGKEMRHDLMVMENLTFGRNITRQYDLKGALHARFNSASGGSGDVLLDQNFVNDMNSSPLYVSNKAKRILQRAVWNDTTFLNSINVMDYSLLVGVDTERQELVCGIIDYLRQYTWDKQLETWVKSSLVPKNVLPTVISPIEYKRRFRRFMSKHFLSVPDDWCSPESSDPCHQCDVGNDDSSHSKSQGKGGFNSSSA
- the LOC126585759 gene encoding protein DMP5-like, giving the protein MDNNSIIQDLIESTEEHDDDPNNESNFMSAMNAILSGTARLNVLLPTAPVISFTIFTPLFTNDGVCTPLNRWLTGFFIALSAASCVFFTLTDSFKTATGRLYYGVATFRGIRTFNGGRKKPRLPSDYRLRWADLFHASLSVVAFLAFAALHYDVVGCYYPAMPRRVTNVLPLVVGFVVSVLFVLFPSKRRGIGYPFLLQREAFYSRC